The Ruficoccus amylovorans region GATGGACCTGCTCAACCGCGCCTTTTTCGATGTGATGAGCGCCGGGGACGCCAGCGGGCGGATTTTCACCTTCCCCATCCCGACGATCAACCTGACCCGCGACTTCGACTGGACGAACCCGAACCTCGACGGGCTCTGGGAAATGACCGGCAAATACGGCATCCCGTATTTTTCGAACTTCATCAACTCGGACATGAGCCCTGACGACGCGCGCTCGATGTGCTGCCGCCTGCGCATCGACAACACCCAGCTTGAGAAGCGGGGCGGGGGGCTCTTTGGGGCGCATCCGCTGACCGGCAGCGTCGGCGTGGTCACGATCAACATGCCGCGCCTGGGCCTGCTCGCACGCTCGAAGAAGGACTTCCTGCGCCGCCTGGGCAAGCTGATGGACCTGGCCCGCGACTCGCTTGAAACCAAGCGCAAGTTACTGGAGGAACTGACTTCGGCGGGCCTTTACCCCTACACGAAGCACTACCTGCGCGACATGAAGGAGCGCTTTGGCGTTTTCTGGAAGAACCACTTTAGCACCATCGGGCTCAACGGCATGAACGAAGCCTGCATCAACCTCTTCGGCAAGGACATCGGCTCGGACGACGGGCGGGCCTTCGCGGCCGAGGTGTTGGACTTCATGCGCGAGCGGCTGGTCGAGTACCAGCAGGCTACGGGCAACAACTACAACCTCGAAGCCTCACCCGCCGAGGGCACATCCATGCGCCTGGCGCTGAAGGACCGGGCCCGCTTCCCGGGCGCCGTCGTGGCCAACCCGCAGGAGGTCGAACGCGGGGCGCAACCTTACTACACCAACAGCACCCAGCTCCCGGTCAACTATACCGACGACCCCTTCGAGGTCCTTGACTTACAGGAGGAAACCCAGGCCAAGTACACCGGCGGGACCGTCATTCACCTTTTCCTCGGGGAGCGGGTCAGCGACCTGCGTACGGTACGCGATTTCGTGCGCCGCGTGGCGGAGAACTACTCCATCCCGTACTTCTCGCTCACGCCGACCTTCTCGGTCTGCCCGGTCCACGGCTACCTCCCCGGCGAGCACCACCAGTGCCCTCACTGCGGCGAGGAGACGGAAATCTATTCGCGCATCGTCGGCTACCTGCGCCCCGTTTCCCAGTGGAACGACGGCAAGCAGTCCGAGTTCACCAAGCGCAAGATGCTCCGGCTCGACACCAGTGGCAAAAAGCGCCCGCGTCCCGTGCACACCGAGCAGGTGTTCTTGCCCGTGGAGTAGGCGGCGGGATGGTTTTTACTATCACTGATCGACACAAACGGCTACCGTGCGATGTCCTTGACTGGACGGTCTCGGGAGCGGTAAACTTCTGACCACAGGTGAGCGTCATGAACCGGAAGGTCGTCAAAGTGTGTGTTGCAACGTTGCTGGTGCCGGCGGTGTTTCTGCTTGTGCTCTGGGGAGTTGCTGTGGTCCTGGAGGGGCCTACGCTTTCTCCCAGGGAGTCTGGCATCCAGTCTCTCGGCTACGAGACCGGATTTGTGGTTGGCAAGGGGCAGCGGCTGGATGGTCGCGGCCAGGACTTGCCTGCGGATGCGCTTCATCGCCTCGGGCAAACGGACGCGCACGGATTCGGCTATCGATCGGTTGAGGATATCGAGATGTTTGTCGCGGCTTATGCCCGCGGATATGATGCCGGACTGCATCCCCGGACCGAGTGGTGGCGGTTGTTTAAACCTAATGATATCGAGCATAAATGATGCTGCTTCTGTCCAGACAGGGAATTTTCTTTCAGGTCATCCAGGTATCCGTTTTTCATAATATTCACCTCTGCGAAAGGCTAAGAAATGTTACTCGCCGGTCTCCAACGCTGCTCACTGGTCGATTATCCGGGGCAGACCTGCTGCACGATCTTCACGCAGGGGTGCAACCTGTGCTGCCCCTACTGCCACAACGGCGAACTCATCAGCGCTCGCTGTCGCAATCCGGTGGAGGAGGCCGAGTGCTGGGATTTGCTCTTGCGGCGCAAGGGCAAGGTCGGCGCCATCACGGTGACCGGGGGCGAGCCGACCCAGCACACGGATTTGCCGGAGTTTTTGGCCACAATCAAGTCGCTCGGCTTTCTGGTCAAACTCGATACCAACGGCACGAGGCCGGGTGTCATCCGCAAGCTTTTGCGGGAAAATCTCGTGGACTGCATCGCGATGGACGTAAAATCCCCCCTCGATCGCTACGAGGAGGCCGCTGGGCGGCTCGTCCCGGTGCGACTGCTGCGCGAGTCGATTGAGCTGCTCAAGTCCTGCGGTATCCCGACGGAGTTCCGGACCACGGTCGTACCGGCGATCCATACTGCGGACGATATCTCCGAAATCGCCCGCGAACTGGTCGGTGGGCAGGTTTACTACCTGCAAAGCTTCGAGCCGGGGCACGCTCTTTCGCCCCACCTGCGCGAGACCGCTCCCCCGAGCCCGGACTTTATGCGGACCTGCCGTGACCGTGCCGGGGAGTGGATCGACACGTATGTGCGGTAGAGCATTTCAAAAAATACTGTAACGATTCGGCCTTTTAACGGCGGCTGCGACTTTATTTAAACAGTTCCGGGCCGCGTTTAAACTTGTTGCCGGGCGGGTGCGTGCGGTAATCAAGGCCAGCGTCAACGGGCTTGCTGCCGGTCGGGTTCGGAGGGATTTCCTGAAACCACTACAGTGGCGGGCCATTACGCCGATTCATAACTATGCACGCATCGACCAGCCAGAGAGGTATCCTGTACGCGGCGGGAGGGGAAAGGTATTTGCAGGAGGCGACGCGCTCGGCGCAGTCTGTCCGGGCGGCGATGCCGGATGTGACCATTGCGGTGATGACAGACGACCCCGCGCTCGCACCGGATATTTTCGATCTGAAGCTGCCACTGGAGCCTGTCACCCGCAGCTACGAGGACAAAATTGTGGCCCTGAGCCGTTCGCCCTTCGAGCAGACGCTTTTTCTCGATACGGATACCTTCGTGTTGGAGGATTGCTCGGAACTGTTCGTGCTGCTGGAGCGCTTTGAGCTGGCCGCTGCGCACGATCCCTGGCGTATCGGGCCGGAGGTGGAGGCTTGCCCGCTGTGCTTCCCGGAGTTGAACACCGGGGTCATCCTGACACGTCGAGGTCCGGCGGTGACCGCGTTCATGGAGTCCTGGTTGCGGGCGCACCGTGCCCGTTGCCAGACGGACCCGCGCATCGGCGATCAGGCTTCGTTTCGCGAGCAGCTTTACCTGAGCG contains the following coding sequences:
- a CDS encoding ribonucleoside triphosphate reductase codes for the protein MSAHTPLIKKVRKRDGRTVNFDTARILNAIAKAGKATGEYGEEQALGLAFRVVEQCQETVETDCPSVETIQDVCEDVLLRSPYRRTAKAFIIYRDQQARRREIHNSARTEIVRQYLEKLDWEVRENSNMAFSLQGLNNYISSGVSKTFWMKEVYSPQIEQAHDSGDFHIHDTNLISVYCVGWDLYQLLREGFRGVPGKVESSPARHLRSALGQVVNFFYTLQGEAAGAQAFSNFDTLLAPFIRYDGLGYEEVRQIVQEFVFNINVPTRVGFQSPFTNITLDLNCPSHYRDQPVVRGGEFMAEKYGEFQTEMDLLNRAFFDVMSAGDASGRIFTFPIPTINLTRDFDWTNPNLDGLWEMTGKYGIPYFSNFINSDMSPDDARSMCCRLRIDNTQLEKRGGGLFGAHPLTGSVGVVTINMPRLGLLARSKKDFLRRLGKLMDLARDSLETKRKLLEELTSAGLYPYTKHYLRDMKERFGVFWKNHFSTIGLNGMNEACINLFGKDIGSDDGRAFAAEVLDFMRERLVEYQQATGNNYNLEASPAEGTSMRLALKDRARFPGAVVANPQEVERGAQPYYTNSTQLPVNYTDDPFEVLDLQEETQAKYTGGTVIHLFLGERVSDLRTVRDFVRRVAENYSIPYFSLTPTFSVCPVHGYLPGEHHQCPHCGEETEIYSRIVGYLRPVSQWNDGKQSEFTKRKMLRLDTSGKKRPRPVHTEQVFLPVE
- a CDS encoding anaerobic ribonucleoside-triphosphate reductase activating protein; the protein is MLLAGLQRCSLVDYPGQTCCTIFTQGCNLCCPYCHNGELISARCRNPVEEAECWDLLLRRKGKVGAITVTGGEPTQHTDLPEFLATIKSLGFLVKLDTNGTRPGVIRKLLRENLVDCIAMDVKSPLDRYEEAAGRLVPVRLLRESIELLKSCGIPTEFRTTVVPAIHTADDISEIARELVGGQVYYLQSFEPGHALSPHLRETAPPSPDFMRTCRDRAGEWIDTYVR